From the Plasmodium vivax chromosome 5, whole genome shotgun sequence genome, one window contains:
- a CDS encoding bifunctional dihydrofolate reductase-thymidylate synthase 1, putative (encoded by transcript PVX_089950A), with amino-acid sequence MEDLSDVFDIYAICACCKVAPTSEGTKNEPFSPRTFRGLGNKGTLPWKCNSVDMKYFSSVTTYVDESKYEKLKWKRERYLRMEASQGGGDNTSGGDNTHGGDNADKLQNVVVMGRSSWESIPKQYKPLPNRINVVLSKTLTKEDVKEKVFIIDSIDDLLLLLKKLKYYKCFIIGGAQVYRECLSRNLIKQIYFTRINGAYPCDVFFPEFDESQFRVTSVSEVYNSKGTTLDFLVYSKVGGGVDGGASNGSTADSASENCNALNCNAPKCSAPNCRSPNGGTAQQGEWGKGPAACPWQKNNAEAEEDDLVYFSFNNKVGEKNPEHLQDFKIYNSLKIKQHPEYQYLGIIYDIIMNGNKQGDRTGVGVMSKFGYMMKFNLSEYFPLLTTKKLFLRGIIEELLWFIRGETNGNTLLNKNVRIWEANGTREFLDNRKLFHREVNDLGPIYGFQWRHFGAEYTNMHDNYEDKGVDQLKNVIHLIKNEPTSRRIILCAWNVKDLDQMALPPCHILCQFYVFDGKLSCIMYQRSCDLGLGVPFNIASYSIFTHMIAQVCNLQPAQFIHILGNAHVYNNHVDSLKVQLNRIPYPFPTLKLNPEVKNIEDFTISDFTIENYVHHDKIAMEMAA; translated from the coding sequence atGGAGGACCTTTCAGATGTATTTGACATTTACGCCATCTGCGCATGCTGCAAGGTCGCCCCCACCAGTGAAGGGACAAAGAATGAACCGTTCAGCCCGCGGACCTTTAGGGGTCTGGGCAATAAGGGGACTCTCCCATGGAAATGCAACTCCGTCGATATGAAGTACTTCAGCTCGGTGACGACCTACGTGGATGAGTCAAAGTATGAGAAGCTAAAGTGGAAGAGGGAGAGGTACCTACGAATGGAAGcctcacagggggggggtgacAACACAAGCGGTGGTGACAACACACACGGTGGTGACAACGCCGACAAGCTGCAAAACGTCGTGGtcatggggagaagcagctggGAGAGCATCCCCAAGCAGTACAAGCCGCTCCCAAACAGAATCAACGTCGTGCTTTCCAAGACGCTAACAAAGGAAGACGTGAAGGAAAAGGTCTTCATAATTGACAGCATAGATGACCTACTGCTGCTCTTAAAGAAGCTGAAGTACTACAAATGCTTCATCATTGGGGGAGCACAAGTTTATAGGGAATGCCTAAGTAGAAACTTAATCAAGCAGATCTACTTCACGAGGATCAACGGCGCCTACCCGTGTGACGTCTTCTTCCCCGAGTTTGACGAAAGCCAGTTTCGGGTGACGTCCGTCAGTGAGGTGTACAACAGCAAGGGCACCACTCTGGACTTTTTGGTTTACAGCAaggtgggggggggagttgACGGGGGCGCCTCCAACGGGAGCACTGCGGACAGCGCTTCGGAGAACTGCAATGCGTTGAACTGCAATGCGCCGAAATGTAGCGCCCCGAACTGCCGCTCCCCCAATGGGGGGACCGCACAGCAGGGCGAATGGGGAAAGGGCCCCGCCGCGTGCCCGTGGCAGAAGAACAACGCCGAGGCAGAGGAAGACGACCTCGTGTACTTCAGCTTTAACAACAaagtgggggagaaaaacccGGAGCACCTGCaagattttaaaatttacaacaGCCTGAAGATTAAGCAGCACCCAGAGTACCAATACCTAGGCATCATATACGACATCATCATGAATGGAAACAAACAAGGAGACAGAACAGGTGTGGGAGTGATGAGCAAATTTGGCTACATgatgaaatttaatttaagtGAATACTTCCCCCTATTAACAACAAAGAAGTTATTTTTGAGGGGAATAATTGAGGAACTGCTTTGGTTCATTCGAGGAGAAACAAACGGAAACActttgttaaataaaaacgtgAGGATATGGGAAGCAAATGGAACGAGGGAGTTCCTCGACAACAGGAAATTATTCCACAGAGAAGTGAATGACTTGGGGCCCATTTATGGCTTCCAGTGGAGACACTTCGGTGCTGAATACACAAATATGCATGACAATTACGAAGATAAAGGTGTAGaccaattaaaaaatgttattcatttaataaaaaatgaaccaacAAGTAGGAGAATTATTTTGTGTGCATGGAATGTAAAAGATTTGGATCAAATGGCTTTACCTCCTTGTCATATTTTATGCCAATTTTACGTTTTCGATGGGAAACTATCATGCATTATGTACCAGAGGTCTTGTGACTTGGGTCTTGGGGTCCCCTTCAACATCGCTTCGTATTCCATATTCACACACATGATTGCGCAGGTGTGCAATTTGCAGCCTGCACAGTTCATACACATTTTGGGCAACGCGCACGTCTACAACAACCATGTTGACAGCTTGAAAGTGCAGCTGAACAGGATCCCCTACCCGTTCCCAACGCTTAAACTGAACCCGGAGGTGAAGAACATTGAGGATTTTACCATTTCGGATTTCACAATAGAGAATTACGTGCACCACGATAAAATCGCCATGGAGATGGCCGCCTAG